In Escherichia ruysiae, a genomic segment contains:
- the lptF gene encoding LPS export ABC transporter permease LptF, with translation MIIIRYLVRETLKSQLAILFILLLIFFCQKLVRILGAAVDGDIPANLVLSLLGLGVPEMAQLILPLSLFLGLLMTLGKLYTESEITVMHACGLSKAVLVKAAMVLAVFTAIVAAVNVMWAGPWSSRHQDEVLAEAKANPGMAALAQGQFQQATNGSSVLFIESVDGSDFKDVFLAQIRPKGNARPSVVVADSGHLTQLRDGSQVVTLNQGTRFEGTALLRDFRITDFQDYQAIIGHQAVALDPNDTDQMDMRTLWNTDTDRARAELNWRITLVFTVFMMALMVVPLSVVNPRQGRVLSMLPAMLLYLLFFLIQTSLKSNGGKGKLDPTLWMWTVNLIYLALAIVLNLWDTVPVRRLRASFSRKGAV, from the coding sequence GTGATAATCATAAGATATCTGGTGCGGGAGACGCTCAAAAGCCAGCTGGCGATACTCTTCATCTTGCTTTTGATCTTCTTCTGTCAAAAGTTAGTGAGGATCCTCGGCGCAGCGGTTGACGGCGATATTCCGGCGAACCTGGTGCTCTCCCTTCTCGGGTTGGGCGTGCCGGAAATGGCGCAGCTTATCCTGCCATTAAGCCTGTTCCTCGGGCTGCTGATGACGTTGGGTAAACTGTATACCGAAAGTGAAATTACGGTAATGCATGCCTGCGGCCTGAGCAAAGCGGTTCTGGTGAAAGCGGCAATGGTTCTCGCGGTGTTCACGGCGATTGTCGCGGCGGTTAACGTCATGTGGGCGGGGCCGTGGTCATCGCGTCATCAGGATGAGGTGCTGGCAGAAGCGAAAGCTAACCCAGGCATGGCGGCGCTGGCGCAAGGGCAATTCCAGCAAGCGACCAATGGCAGCTCGGTGCTGTTCATCGAAAGCGTTGACGGCAGCGACTTCAAAGATGTGTTCCTCGCGCAAATCCGACCAAAAGGTAATGCACGTCCTTCCGTGGTAGTGGCCGATTCCGGACATTTAACTCAGTTGCGGGATGGCTCTCAGGTGGTGACTCTCAATCAGGGAACGCGTTTCGAAGGCACTGCACTGTTACGTGATTTCCGCATTACTGACTTCCAGGATTATCAGGCGATCATTGGTCACCAGGCGGTGGCGCTCGACCCGAACGATACCGACCAGATGGACATGCGTACATTGTGGAACACCGACACCGATCGCGCCCGTGCGGAGCTAAACTGGCGTATCACGCTGGTATTCACCGTGTTTATGATGGCGTTGATGGTCGTACCGCTGAGTGTGGTTAACCCGCGTCAGGGGCGTGTACTGTCGATGCTGCCTGCCATGCTGCTGTATCTGCTTTTCTTCCTGATCCAGACCTCCCTGAAATCGAACGGCGGCAAAGGTAAGCTGGATCCGACGCTGTGGATGTGGACCGTTAACCTGATTTATCTGGCTTTGGCGATTGTTCTCAACCTTTGGGATACGGTGCCGGTTCGCCGCCTGCGCGCCAGTTTTTCGCGTAAAGGAGCGGTGTGA
- the ytgA gene encoding protein YtgA: MSIIILATISTTQENK; the protein is encoded by the coding sequence TTGAGTATAATTATCTTAGCGACGATTTCGACGACTCAAGAGAATAAATGA
- the pepA gene encoding leucyl aminopeptidase yields the protein MEFSVKSGSPEKQRSACIVVGVFEPRRLSPIAEQLDKISDGYISALLRRGELEGKPGQTLLLHHVPNVLSERILLIGCGKERELDERQYKQVIQKTINTLNDTGSMEAVCFLTELHVKGRNNYWKVRQAVETAKETLYSFDQLKTNKSEPRRPLRKMVFNVPTRRELTSGERAIQHGLAIAAGIKAAKDLGNMPPNICNAAYLASQARQLADSYSKNVITRVIGEQQMKELGMHSYLAVGQGSQNESLMSVIEYKGNASEDARPIVLVGKGLTFDSGGISIKPSEGMDEMKYDMCGAAAVYGVMRMVAELQLPINVIGVLAGCENMPGGRAYRPGDVLTTMSGQTVEVLNTDAEGRLVLCDVLTYVERFEPEAVIDVATLTGACVIALGHHITGLMANHNPLAHELIAASEQSGDRAWRLPLGDEYQEQLESNFADMANIGGRPGGAITAGCFLSRFTRKYNWAHLDIAGTAWRSGKAKGATGRPVALLAQFLLNRAGFNGEE from the coding sequence ATGGAGTTTAGTGTAAAAAGCGGTAGCCCGGAGAAACAGCGGAGTGCCTGCATCGTCGTGGGCGTCTTCGAACCACGTCGCCTTTCTCCGATTGCAGAACAGCTCGATAAAATCAGCGATGGGTACATCAGCGCCCTGCTACGTCGGGGCGAACTGGAAGGAAAACCGGGGCAGACATTGTTGCTGCACCATGTTCCGAATGTACTTTCCGAGCGAATTCTCCTTATTGGTTGCGGCAAAGAACGTGAGCTGGATGAGCGTCAGTACAAGCAGGTTATTCAGAAAACCATTAATACACTGAATGATACTGGCTCAATGGAAGCGGTCTGTTTCCTGACTGAACTGCACGTTAAAGGCCGTAACAACTACTGGAAAGTGCGTCAGGCGGTCGAGACAGCAAAAGAGACGCTCTACAGCTTTGACCAGCTTAAAACGAATAAGAGCGAGCCGCGTCGTCCGCTGCGTAAAATGGTGTTCAACGTGCCGACCCGCCGTGAGCTGACCAGCGGTGAGCGCGCGATCCAGCACGGTCTGGCGATTGCGGCCGGGATCAAAGCCGCGAAAGATCTCGGCAATATGCCGCCGAATATCTGTAACGCCGCTTACCTCGCTTCACAAGCGCGCCAGTTAGCTGACAGCTACAGCAAGAATGTCATCACCCGCGTTATCGGCGAACAGCAAATGAAAGAGCTGGGGATGCACTCCTATCTGGCGGTGGGGCAGGGTTCGCAAAACGAATCGCTGATGTCGGTGATTGAGTACAAAGGCAACGCGTCGGAAGATGCGCGCCCGATTGTGCTGGTGGGTAAAGGTTTAACCTTCGACTCCGGCGGTATATCCATCAAGCCTTCAGAAGGCATGGATGAGATGAAGTACGATATGTGCGGCGCGGCGGCGGTTTACGGCGTGATGCGCATGGTTGCAGAGCTGCAACTGCCGATTAACGTTATCGGCGTACTGGCAGGCTGCGAAAACATGCCTGGCGGTCGTGCCTATCGTCCGGGCGATGTGTTAACCACTATGTCCGGTCAAACCGTAGAAGTGCTGAACACCGACGCCGAAGGCCGTCTGGTGCTGTGCGATGTATTAACTTATGTTGAACGTTTTGAGCCGGAAGCGGTAATTGATGTGGCGACGCTGACCGGTGCCTGCGTGATCGCGCTGGGTCATCACATCACCGGCCTGATGGCGAACCATAATCCGCTGGCCCATGAGCTGATTGCCGCGTCTGAGCAGTCTGGCGACCGCGCATGGCGTTTACCGCTGGGTGACGAGTACCAGGAACAACTGGAATCCAATTTTGCCGATATGGCGAACATTGGCGGACGTCCTGGCGGGGCGATTACCGCAGGTTGCTTCCTGTCGCGCTTTACCCGTAAGTACAACTGGGCGCACCTGGATATCGCGGGAACCGCCTGGCGTTCTGGTAAAGCAAAAGGCGCAACCGGTCGTCCGGTAGCGTTGCTGGCACAGTTCCTGCTGAACCGCGCCGGATTTAACGGCGAAGAGTAA
- the holC gene encoding DNA polymerase III subunit chi: MKNATFYLLDNDTTVDGLSAVEQLVCEIAAERWRSGKRVLIACEDEKQAYRLDEALWARPAESFVPHNLAGEGPRGGAPVEIAWPQKRSSSPRDILISLRTSFADFATAFTEVVDFVPYEDSLKQLARERYKAYRVAGFNLNTATWK; the protein is encoded by the coding sequence ATGAAAAACGCAACGTTCTACCTTCTGGACAATGACACCACCGTCGATGGCTTAAGCGCCGTTGAGCAACTGGTGTGTGAAATTGCCGCAGAACGTTGGCGCAGCGGTAAGCGCGTGCTCATCGCCTGTGAAGATGAAAAACAGGCTTACCGGCTGGATGAAGCCCTGTGGGCGCGTCCGGCAGAAAGTTTTGTTCCGCACAATTTAGCGGGAGAAGGACCGCGCGGCGGCGCGCCGGTGGAGATCGCCTGGCCGCAAAAACGTAGCAGCAGCCCGCGCGATATATTGATTAGTCTGCGAACAAGCTTTGCAGATTTTGCCACCGCTTTCACAGAAGTGGTAGACTTCGTTCCTTATGAAGATTCTCTGAAACAACTGGCGCGCGAACGCTATAAAGCCTACCGCGTGGCTGGTTTCAACCTGAATACGGCAACCTGGAAATAA